The segment CCAACAGAACCTGCAGCGCATGCAGCAGATGATCTCGTGGATGAACGTCCTGCGCGGCATCCCGCCGCAGCAGCTCGACGGCCGACGCCTGAATATCGGCCCGATCCTCGAGTACGGCACAGAGCAGATCTTCGGGCCCGAGGTCGCACCGCGCATCCTCATCGATGAGCGGAACCTGTTCCATCTCGAGCCCGAGGACGAGAACCTGATGATGCACAACGGTCTGCCGGCCGAGATTCACCAGGCGGACGACGATCGTGCGCACATCGCCTCGCACCTGCAGGCCGCGCAGCTCACGGGCGACGCGGCAGGCCTGTTCCGCGCGCACATTCAGCAGCATCAGCAGGCCATGCAGGCCAAGCTCCAGGCGCAGATGGCACCGAAGCAGCCGCAAGGGCAACCGGGCGTGCCCGGCGGCGCGGGGTCAGGTGTCGCGGGTACACCGCGTGCCGGCGCGCAGCCGGGGCAGCCACGGCCGCAGGGCCCGGCCGGGATGATTCACCCAGACCAACTCGCTTCTCCTACCTCCATGCCGAGAGGGTGATATGGCCGATCAATTTCAGATTGCGCAGTCGATCCTGCAAATTCTCGGTGGGATGGCGGATCCCGCATCGTTGAAGCAGGCGATCATCAGTGTCGCGAATCAGACGCAGAGTGCACTCAACACTCTGTCGACGCAGCCTCAGGCACCAGGTGGCCCCGCGGGCGGAGATTTATCGGGCAACTATCCGAATCCGACGATTGCGAAAATCTCCAATGCGCTGACGTCATACGGTGGCCTTTCGCTCGTTGCCGAGGGTGTCCCTGTCCAAATCGCATCTGCCGTTCAGTTGACGCAGGCGGCAAACATTTCGTCGACGACTCTTTACACGGTTCCCGCCAACGGCGCCGGATGGTACCGAGTGTCAGCTCAGGCCGTCGTAACGCAGGCGGCAACGACATCTTCGACGCTTCCCAACGTCGGCGTCACATGGACCGATAACGATTCGGGAGTGGCGCTGTCTGCTACCACGATGACGTCGACGAACACGGCCAATGCGCCGGGTGCGTTCGGACTTGGCTCACAGATGATGTACGTCAAGGCAGGTACGACCATTCAGTACCAGACGAGCAACTACGCATCGTCCGGCGCCACACCGATGCAATACGCCGCTCGCGTTCGTCTCGAGTATCTCGGGTGATATATGAAACGCTTCGTCGCCCGATGCACGCCGTGGGGAACCATTCAGACCGGCATCTTCTTTCGATCGCTGACGGAGATCGAGAAGGATGCCGTGATTGCACACGAGCGCGCACACCTGATTCGACATGATCCGTGGCGACGCCTCTGGTGGCTGATGACGCTGCAACTCGTTCTTCGCCCCGAGTGGGTCTTCGCACGCGTGCGTGAGCAAGAACTGGAGGCGGATCAGTACGTGAAAGAGCAGGGCCTAGCCGCAGGCATGCGTATGTTCTTGCGCCGGCACCCGCATCCCGGCAGCGCGCTGCATCCGAGCTCACAGGAAAGGCTGGAGGCGCTCCATGTCTGATGCATTTCACATCACCCCCTATCAGGTCAGGGCGGAAGGCAAGGACGTTCCCCCGAACGAGATCCAGGCCGCGATCAATTCGCTCGCGAATCAGACGACGGGCGCGCTGAACACACTTGGTAACGGAGCGGGTCCAGTCTTCTCCGCGCTCATGACTGCATGGTTCCTCAGCTTGCCGACGTCGCCGGGCCCGGTCGGAACTCTTTGGAATGACGGCGGAACTCTTGCATTGGTGTTGCCATGAAGAAACTGCTTTTCGCAATTTTCGTTCTGTTGTGGTTGGAAACTGCGGTGCTCGCTCAGAGCTACCCGTCGCCGACATACAAAAATGTGACGCTGCAAAATGCGCTGGCTGTTACATCGGGTGGAACGGGAACCACCACGGCTACCGGTACCGGGTCGGTCGTGCTTTCCACGTCCCCGACAATTTCCAGCGCGACATTGCCGAACGTTTCCATTACCAGTGGTAATAGCGT is part of the Burkholderia pyrrocinia genome and harbors:
- a CDS encoding M48 family metalloprotease, translating into MKRFVARCTPWGTIQTGIFFRSLTEIEKDAVIAHERAHLIRHDPWRRLWWLMTLQLVLRPEWVFARVREQELEADQYVKEQGLAAGMRMFLRRHPHPGSALHPSSQERLEALHV